A genomic region of Cygnus atratus isolate AKBS03 ecotype Queensland, Australia chromosome 13, CAtr_DNAZoo_HiC_assembly, whole genome shotgun sequence contains the following coding sequences:
- the PIN4 gene encoding peptidyl-prolyl cis-trans isomerase NIMA-interacting 4, translated as MAPKGKGGGKAGKGGESGGSEGKAQGPKGGGSSVKVRHILCEKHGKAMEAMEKLKAGVRFSEVASQYSEDKARQGGDLGWMTRGSMVGPFQEAAFALPVSSMDKPVYTDPPVKTKFGYHIIMVEGRK; from the exons atggCTCCGAAGGGGAAAGGCGGCGGCAAGGCCGGCAAgg GCGGCGAGAGCGGCGGCAGCGAGGGCAAGGCGCAGGGCCCGAAGGGCGGCGGCAGCTCCGTTAAG GTGCGGCACATCCTGTGCGAGAAGCACGGCAAGGCCATGGAGGCCATGGAGAAGCTCAAGGCCGGGGTGCGCTTCAGCGAGGTGGCCTCGCAGTACAGCGAGGACAAGGCCAGGCAGGGG GGAGACTTGGGCTGGATGACCAGAGGCTCCATGGTGGGACCCTTCCAGGAAGCTGCGTTCGCCTTGCCTGTGAGCAGCATGGACAAACCGGTGTATACGGACCCTCCTGTCAAAACAAAGTTCGGGTACCACATTATCATGGtggaaggcagaaaataa